A genomic region of Balearica regulorum gibbericeps isolate bBalReg1 chromosome 8, bBalReg1.pri, whole genome shotgun sequence contains the following coding sequences:
- the BRINP2 gene encoding BMP/retinoic acid-inducible neural-specific protein 2, with protein sequence MGRQDLPRADGPPHPMLPWPLALLALSACCRCGLAGGAGGTVPQQHAAAATPSSSSSSSSSSSGRAPLDWLLTDRGPFYRAQEYVDFMERYRQGFTTRYRIYREFARWKVNNLALERKDFFSLPLPLAPEFIRNIRLLGRRPSPQQITDSLIKKYGTHFLLAATLGGEESLTIFVDKRKLSRRAEPAGGAGNSSGVSLETLHQLAASYFIDRESTLRRLHHIQIATAAIKVTETRTGPLGCSNYDNLDSVSSVLVQSPENKVQLQGLQTVLPSYLRERFVAAALSYIACGSSGELVCRRSDCRCQCQPAFPRCNCPEADVQALESSLAQLQRAWESHHSQFEESEEFQALVKRLPGDRFLNRTAISHFWAMDLDVQHRYQQLGTSLKLLSRKTHRLIRRLFNLSKRCHRQPRFKLPKERSLPYWWSRAQSLLYCSETAVPGTFLEESHSCTCPSDQPSCQGSIPCALGEGPACASCAEDNSTRCGTCNHGYVLTQGFCRPEVADSLEHYLGLETDLQDLELKYLLQKRDSRIEVHSIFISNDMRLGSWFDPSWRKRMLLTLKSNKYKPGLVHVMLALSLQICLTKNSTLEPVMAIYVNPFGGSHSESWFMPVNEGSFPDWERTNVDASAQCQNWTLTLGNKWKTFFETVHVYLRSRIKSLDDSSNETIYYEPLEMADPSKNLGYMKINSLQVFGYSLPFEADAIRDLILQLDYPYTQGSQDSAMLQLLEIRDRVNRLSPPGKTRLDLFTCLLRHRLKLANNEVARIQSSLRAFNAKLPNAIEQETGKLCS encoded by the exons atggggcGGCAGGACCTCCCGCGCGCTGACGGGCCCCCGCATCCGATGCTCCCGTGGCCGCTGGCCCTCCTGGCCCTGAGCGCGTGCTGCCGCTGCGGGCtggccggcggggcgggcggcacGGTACCCCAGCAGCATGCCGCCGCCGCGAccccttcctcctcatcctcctcctcctcctcttcctccggCCGGGCACCCCTCGACTGGCTCCTCACCGACCGGGGACCCTTCTACCGAGCCCAGGAGTACGTGGACTTCATGGAGCGCTACCGGCAGGGTTTCACCACCAGGTACAGGATCTACAG AGAGTTTGCTCGCTGGAAGGTGAATAATTTGGCCTTGGagaggaaagatttcttcagcCTGCCGCTTCCCCTGGCCCCTGAATTCATCCGCAACATCCGTCTGCTGGGACGCCGGCCCAGCCCCCAGCAGATCACCGACAGCCTCATCAAAAAATATGGGACCCACTTCTTGCTCGCTGCCACGCTGGGAG gagaGGAGTCCCTGACCATTTTTGTGGACAAGCGCAAGCTGAGCCGGAGGGCAGAGCCTGCCGGGGGGGCTGGGAACAGCTCGGGGGTCTCACTGGAGACCCTGCACCAGCTGGCAGCCTCCTACTTCATCGACCGGGAGAGCACGCTGCGCCGGCTCCACCACATCCAGATCGCCACGGCCGCCATCAAG GTGACCGAAACACGGACGGGGCCGCTCGGCTGCAGCAACTACGACAACTTGGACTCAGTGAGCTCAGTCCTGGTGCAGAGCCCCGAGAACAAAGTGCAGCTCCAAG GGCTGCAGACGGTGCTCCCCTCCTACCTGCGGGAGCGATTTGTGGCGGCCGCCCTCAGCTACATCGCCTGCGGCTCGTCCGGGGAGCTGGTGTGCCGCCGGAGCGACTGCCGCTGCCAGTGCCAGCCCGCCTTCCCCCGCTGCAACTGCCCCGAGGCCGATGTCCAGGCGCTGGAGAGCAGCCTGGCCCAGCTCCAGCGTGCCTGGGAGAGCCACCACAGCCAGTTCGAGGAGTCAG AAGAGTTTCAGGCCCTGGTGAAGAGGCTCCCTGGGGACCGTTTCCTGAACAGGACGGCCATCTCCCACTTCTGGGCCATGGACCTGGATGTCCAGCATCGCTACCAGCAGCTGGGCACCAGCCTGAAGCTGCTCTCCAGGAAAACCCACCGACTCATCCGGCGGCTCTTCAACCTCAGCAAACGCTGCCACCGGCAACCTCGCTTCAAACTGCCGAAGGAGAG GTCCCTCCCTTACTGGTGGAGCCGTGCGCAGTCGCTCCTGTACTGCAGCGAGACCGCCGTGCCTGGGACTTTCCTGGAAGAAAGCCACAGCTGCACGTGTCCCTCAGACCAGCCCTCCTGCCAGGGGTCCATACCGTGTGCCTTGGGCGAGGGACCAGCCTGCGCCAGCTGTGCCGAGGACAACAGCACCCGCTGCGGGACTTGCAACCACGGCTACGTGCTCACCCAGGGCTTCTGCCGCCCCGAGGTGGCCGACTCGCTGGAGCATTACCTGGGGTTGGAGACGGATCTGCAGGACTTGGAGCTCAAGTACCTCCTGCAGAAACGGGACAGCCGCATTGAGGTTCACTCCATCTTCATCAGCAACGACATGCGCCTGGGGAGCTGGTTCGACCCCTCCTGGAGGAAGCGCATGCTCTTGACCCTGAAGAGCAACAAGTACAAGCCGGGGCTGGTTCACGTGATGTTGGCCCTCTCCCTGCAGATCTGCCTCACCAAGAACAGCACGCTGGAGCCCGTCATGGCCATCTACGTCAACCCCTTTGGGGGAAGCCATTCGGAGAGCTGGTTCATGCCTGTCAATGAGGGCAGCTTCCCAGACTGGGAAAGGACTAATGTAGATGCCTCTGCCCAGTGCCAAAACTGGACACTCACCTTGGGCAACAAGTGGAAGACTTTTTTTGAAACCGTCCACGTCTACTTGCGGAGCCGCATCAAGTCTCTGGATGACAGCTCCAACGAGACGATCTACTACGAACCCTTGGAGATGGCAGATCCCTCCAAGAACCTGGGATACATGAAAATCAACAGCCTTCAAGTCTTCGGCTACAGCCTGCCCTTTGAAGCAGACGCTATTCGTGACCTGATCCTTCAGCTGGACTACCCCTATACCCAGGGCTCCCAGGACTCGGCCATGCTCCAGCTGTTGGAGATCAGGGACCGAGTGAACAGGTTGTCACCCCCTGGCAAAACCCGCCTCGACCTCTTCACTTGCTTGCTCCGCCACAGGCTCAAGTTGGCCAACAACGAGGTGGCAAGGATCCAGTCCTCCTTGAGGGCCTTCAACGCCAAGCTGCCCAACGCGATAGAGCAGGAGACGGGCAAGCTCTGCAGCTAA